In Gimesia benthica, a single window of DNA contains:
- a CDS encoding diacylglycerol/lipid kinase family protein, whose product MSEAWAAIQRNPISGKGDRAALIMELVQHLKQRGIRPRLFSNRERMQTYVEERTRDTPPVCIVAAGGDGTVQDVVNRYPDQRIAVLPLGTENLLARYLGIPKSGAFVAEMIKQGACREIDVCQLDQRKFVLMASIGFDAAVVENLAQVRKGNISYLSYLKPILRTLYDYPFESLLISIDDGAEEETAYHAIIVNIPAYGLNLNFSPDSVDHDGMLDLILFRRRGVFSMLLYLWQIIRGTHLTSKHVQKIQARSLRIQATRPVPIQTDGDSSGLTPAEIRVIPRGLKLIVPCPAPSIEP is encoded by the coding sequence ATGTCTGAAGCCTGGGCCGCCATTCAGAGAAATCCGATTTCCGGAAAGGGCGATCGTGCTGCGCTGATCATGGAACTGGTACAGCATCTGAAACAGCGGGGCATCCGGCCGCGTCTGTTTTCCAACCGGGAGCGGATGCAGACATATGTCGAAGAACGCACGCGTGACACGCCGCCGGTATGCATCGTCGCAGCGGGGGGAGACGGAACGGTGCAGGATGTGGTCAACCGCTATCCCGACCAGCGGATCGCGGTGTTACCTCTGGGAACCGAAAACCTGTTGGCGCGTTACCTGGGTATTCCGAAGTCCGGGGCGTTTGTGGCGGAGATGATCAAACAGGGCGCGTGCCGGGAGATCGACGTCTGCCAGCTCGATCAGCGGAAATTCGTGTTGATGGCGAGTATCGGCTTTGATGCCGCGGTGGTGGAAAACCTGGCACAGGTGAGAAAAGGGAACATTTCCTACCTGAGTTATCTGAAACCGATCCTCAGAACGCTCTACGACTACCCGTTCGAATCGCTGCTGATCAGCATTGATGATGGTGCTGAAGAAGAGACCGCCTATCATGCGATCATTGTGAATATTCCCGCCTATGGTCTGAATCTGAATTTTTCGCCGGACTCGGTCGACCATGATGGCATGTTGGACCTGATCCTTTTTCGTCGGCGGGGCGTCTTCAGCATGCTGCTCTACTTGTGGCAGATTATCCGTGGAACGCATCTGACGTCGAAACACGTTCAGAAGATTCAGGCCCGCTCGCTGCGGATTCAGGCCACCCGGCCGGTACCGATTCAGACCGACGGAGATTCCTCCGGGTTGACACCGGCCGAAATCAGGGTGATTCCCCGGGGGCTGAAGCTGATCGTCCCTTGCCCCGCTCCGTCGATTGAACCATAA
- a CDS encoding response regulator, whose translation MTNPQKILFCGPSDDQTSELRQQFSSEDYLVVTPENLAQGIAEFDQGNVSALVVPATEGTLPLALIQSGSLLEYLPHAVVVLDADLRIIWANQRLNQLCDQRESLIGHSFYDAFGAPEILGPDFSPFHTAFSTRKLAKSGLRVGDKNYFDVEVTPVITEPDNTSKQEPAYLVASVRDISAEVLQRQKLNAIYQAGLELGDLSPEEIYEMSTEDRIELLKAKILHYTQDLLEFETVEIRILDKATERLDVLLAVGMEQVATNRTLYAKPEGNGVTGFVAATGKSYLCEDTTHDPLYMTGAPDARSSLTVPLHLHDEVLGTFNVESPHAGAFDENDLHFLELFSREVAIALNTLELLVVEKMTTASASTELIMRGVVDPVDEILNDTAWILERYIGHEPNVCERLQRILKDTRHIKQLIQQVGDEIAPQTPHHHKVPTMRQVNPKLLNKRVLVVDSDATVRRAAHELLGRLGCEVETAHNGEEAFLMVRSFHYDVVIADIRLPDMNGYECFAQIREIHEHLPVILMTGFGYDPTHSIVKARQLGLKCVLYKPFRLDQLITGVEKAVSISEDITSETSN comes from the coding sequence GTGACCAATCCGCAAAAAATTCTTTTCTGTGGGCCTTCAGACGACCAGACCTCTGAATTGAGGCAGCAGTTCTCTTCAGAAGACTATCTGGTGGTGACCCCGGAAAATCTGGCACAGGGGATTGCGGAGTTTGACCAGGGAAATGTTTCCGCGCTGGTAGTACCTGCGACTGAGGGTACCCTTCCGCTCGCACTCATCCAGTCTGGCTCACTGCTCGAATACCTGCCCCACGCTGTCGTTGTCCTCGATGCGGATCTGCGCATCATCTGGGCCAACCAGCGCCTGAATCAGCTCTGCGATCAACGCGAATCATTGATTGGTCATTCTTTCTACGATGCCTTCGGTGCCCCTGAAATTCTGGGACCGGACTTCAGTCCCTTCCATACTGCCTTCTCCACACGCAAACTGGCCAAGAGTGGTCTGCGTGTGGGCGATAAGAACTACTTCGATGTGGAAGTCACGCCGGTTATCACTGAGCCCGACAATACCAGTAAACAGGAACCCGCCTACCTGGTAGCCAGCGTACGAGATATCTCCGCCGAAGTTCTGCAGCGTCAGAAACTGAATGCAATCTATCAGGCCGGTCTGGAACTGGGCGACCTCTCACCTGAAGAAATCTACGAGATGTCGACCGAGGACCGCATCGAACTGCTCAAAGCCAAGATTCTGCATTACACCCAGGATCTCCTCGAATTCGAAACCGTCGAAATCCGCATTCTGGACAAAGCCACCGAACGGCTGGATGTCCTCCTCGCCGTTGGTATGGAGCAGGTCGCCACGAACCGCACGCTCTACGCCAAACCGGAAGGGAATGGCGTCACCGGTTTCGTTGCCGCGACAGGCAAAAGCTACCTCTGTGAAGACACCACCCACGACCCTCTTTATATGACCGGTGCCCCGGATGCCCGCAGTTCCCTGACCGTCCCCCTGCATCTGCACGACGAAGTTCTGGGAACGTTCAATGTGGAAAGTCCGCATGCCGGTGCCTTTGACGAAAACGATCTGCACTTCCTGGAACTCTTCAGTCGCGAAGTCGCGATTGCCCTTAATACACTGGAACTGCTGGTGGTCGAAAAGATGACCACCGCATCTGCCAGTACCGAGTTAATCATGCGTGGGGTCGTCGATCCGGTCGACGAGATCCTCAACGACACTGCCTGGATTCTGGAGCGGTACATTGGACACGAACCTAATGTGTGCGAGCGATTGCAGCGTATCCTTAAAGACACTCGCCATATCAAGCAACTGATCCAACAGGTGGGAGACGAAATTGCTCCCCAGACTCCACACCACCACAAAGTGCCTACCATGCGACAGGTGAACCCCAAGTTGCTCAACAAGCGGGTTCTTGTCGTCGACAGTGATGCCACTGTCAGGCGGGCCGCCCACGAACTGCTGGGGCGCCTGGGGTGTGAAGTCGAGACCGCCCATAACGGAGAAGAAGCATTTCTGATGGTCCGCAGCTTCCACTACGATGTGGTCATCGCCGACATCCGCCTGCCCGATATGAACGGGTACGAATGCTTCGCCCAGATCCGTGAAATCCACGAGCATTTGCCCGTCATCCTGATGACAGGCTTCGGCTACGATCCCACGCACTCGATCGTCAAAGCCCGCCAGCTCGGCTTGAAATGCGTCCTCTACAAACCTTTCCGCCTCGATCAGCTGATTACAGGCGTCGAAAAAGCAGTCAGTATTTCCGAAGACATCACCTCGGAAACCTCCAACTGA